A window from Bombus pascuorum chromosome 12, iyBomPasc1.1, whole genome shotgun sequence encodes these proteins:
- the LOC132912899 gene encoding uncharacterized protein LOC132912899 isoform X1 — protein sequence MTTTERIASYSLAPRFFSFFKNGNREMSVSPTNEQPSLEMEKTPLEDNSLKVSPVQNVARQDSGVPEDLASPLVEADKPLHEDDMDSTMNSDCNITVIHVTESSKATKPDSTLNNERKDYTGEGKDSKDGSDSGVEGCATEVPRVRSRNSIDYASSCGGLDEASCDSSLVSCCSVYEDPCATLPDDVRLTNGGEGTSEGGSESSSIAGSVSARANRTNAKRTIAVSSTSKKKTTTTETQKNTRVKPAPLSTNYSATPARSKPRTATPRGILCKTQPTTRDRARSREKSAVRENSNDSTTNNSRVTTTFRSGLNSMPPRTRTRPIPDSLPSVLTTEINKDLAQRGRGQSGSCRSRGGSSTRGARTPSSTPSEEIRKPLSTPRVPYTGRTEASKASRPDKMTTSMDNKALDTYATLPRRNRNKISIAKASEKTDRTMRSRSGSRDASLSRQQIEKKTTAKDSSGHKSLPPYPRHKTVEKTRIYHETSVQTGLTGHDIENALSGVPSAVTGPEVVERLHEQCQTEGTWEDMHAMQTDLKRLNEETSQRKEENEKLKAEIVEVKRLLEEEQADHAFARQELDRNAQRVLAMLGTPQSEHAECSDSFLELECHLQSSGQVVANQQLEIADLQSLCRMLSRDLEKSLAAQKALLQQQQELEAESAEMQDFLQEEKATLADALKEAETELAKKEELLTKRELELERQTEECKHLVRISEQRRQENLSMSMKLNAVERRSRELLLTQGAAVSGAAVALSGLGTRLEGLVDQLITSYSISVKDLEDVIYHNEAYSRSNSSIESSPVSSKHSLKECTPSPKSGSFVSAVIGAIRNAATHPFATKNTDKKSTLESAKQMYKELSMESSSDLLDFETEPCLMMESVLEDVPLPDTYSHNMVSSSDSLRRALSFPETVDESNLKKTRTNEECSSLTNLTQAILHRRKVENEEDDDCDSISESDTGTNEGPLASDYCPAVGLVDQVIDVDNLVTKLLKVLRIIQLDNDTCIQELKEEKSELETKLEVTVTELEELRKIVDSLHQSDEILSNTSDRRRSVMENCRLLIKEAGKEELKFDEPAVANNSGGATNCEDLNANAAAQPSS from the exons ATGACGACCACCGAACGAATCGCTTCGTACTCGCTCGCTCCCcggttcttctcttttttcaag AATGGCAACCGCGAAATGAGCGTGTCACCGACGAACGAGCAACCAAGCCTCGAGATGGAGAAGACGCCGCTCGAGGACAACAGTCTGAAAGTTTCGCCAGTGCAGAATGTGGCGAGGCAAGACTCTGGAGTTCCGGAGGACCTCGCCTCGCCATTGGTCGAAGCCGATAAGCCTCTGCACGAGGACGATATGGACTCGACGATGAACAGCGACTGCAACATCACCGTGATCCACGTAACCGAATCTTCCAAGGCAACTAAGCCAGATTCAACTCTGAACAACGAGAGGAAGGATTATACGGGCGAAGGGAAGGACAGCAAAGACGGAAGCGACAGTGGAGTGGAGGGGTGCGCCACCGAGGTGCCAAGG GTACGAAGTCGAAATAGCATAGATTACGCGAGCAGCTGCGGCGGCCTCGACGAGGCGTCCTGCGATTCCAGTCTAGTCAGTTGTTGCTCCGTCTACGAGGACCCATGCGCAACTTTGCCCGACGACGTGAGGCTGACCAACGGCGGAGAAGGTACCAGCGAAGGTGGTAGCGAAAGTTCGTCCATAGCAGGCAGCGTTTCCGCCAGGGCAAATCGAACGAACGCCAAGAGAACCATAGCCGTGTCCAGCACTAGTAAAAAGAAAACCACTACGACCGAGACTCAAAAGAACACTAGGGTAAAGCCAGCGCCATTAAGCACCAATTATTCGGCGACTCCAGCACGTTCCAAGCCACGTACCGCGACTCCAAGGGGCATCCTGTGCAAAACACAGCCAACGACGAGGGACAGGGCCCGGTCCCGGGAGAAATCTGCTGTCAGAGAGAATAGTAATGATAGCACGACAAATAACAGTCGAGTGACGACGACATTCCGTTCAGGATTGAATTCGATGCCGCCGCGAACGAGGACGAGGCCGATTCCCGATTCACTGCCATCCGTGCTCACAACGGAAATCAACAAGGACCTGGCACAGCGTGGCCGAGGTCAGAGCGGTAGCTGCAGATCTAGAGGTGGGTCCAGCACGCGTGGTGCACGCACGCCAAGTTCAACGCCGTCCGAAGAGATTCGAAAACCTCTGTCCACCCCTAGGGTACCTTACACAGGTCGCACCGAAGCTTCGAAAGCTTCCAGACCAGACAAGATGACCACAAGTATGGATAACAAGGCGCTAGACACGTACGCCACGTTACCTAGAAGGAACAGGAATAAAATAAGTATCGCTAAAGCCAGTGAAAAGACGGACAGGACCATGAGAAGTAGATCTGGAAGTAGAGACGCGAGCCTGAGTAGACAACAGATCGAGAAGAAGACCACAGCCAAAGATTCATCGGGGCACAAGAGTCTGCCGCCATATCCTAGGCACAAGACCGTGGAGAAGACGCGTATTTACCACGAGACCAGCGTGCAAACTGGTCTGACCGGTCACGATATTGAGAACGCTTTGTCCGGGGTGCCGAGCGCTGTTACTGGCCCGGAAGTGGTGGAGAGACTGCACGAACAATGTCAAACGGAGGGCACGTGGGAGGATATGCACGCGATGCAGACCGACTTGAAAAGgttaaacgaagaaacgtcgCAGCGAAAAGAGGAGAACGAGAAGTTAAAGGCTGAGATCGTGGAAGTGAAGCGCCTTCTCGAAGAGGAGCAAGCGGATCACGCGTTTGCCCGACAAGAATTGGATAGAAACGCGCAACGGGTACTGGCGATGCTGGGCACCCCGCAATCGGAACATGCAG AATGCAGCGATAGCTTCCTAGAGCTGGAGTGTCATTTGCAATCTTCTGGTCAAGTAGTTGCTAATCAGCAGTTGGAGATAGCAGATTTACAGTCTCTGTGCCGTATGTTAAGTAGG GATTTGGAGAAAAGCTTGGCTGCCCAGAAGGCATTGTTACAACAGCAACAGGAGCTGGAGGCTGAGTCGGCAGAGATGCAAGATTTCCTCCAAGAAGAGAAAGCTACTTTGGCGGACGCTTTAAAGGAGGCGGAAACAGAG CTTGCGAAAAAGGAGGAACTGTTAACGAAACGCGAGTTGGAATTAGAGAGGCAAACGGAGGAATGCAAACATTTAGTGCGAATCAGCGAACAACGAAG AcaagaaaatttatctatGAGCATGAAATTAAATGCAGTCGAACGACGAAGCAGGGAACTCTTACTTACACAAGGCGCCGCCGTTTCCGGAGCTGCGGTTGCGCTTTCCGGTCTTGGAACTAGGCTAGAGGGATTAGTAGACCAGCTGATAACATCTTATAGTATTTCAGTGAAAGACCTTGAA gATGTGATATATCACAATGAAGCGTACAGTAGAAGCAATAGTAGCATCGAATCGAGTCCTGTTAGCTCTAAGCATAGCCTGAAAGAGTGTACACCTAGTCCAAAAAGCGGTTCCTTCGTTTCCGCGGTAATTGGAGCAATCCGGAACGCGGCGACGCATCCTTTTGCAACGAAAAACACGGATAAAAAATCTACCTTAGAATCAGCCAAACAAATGTATAAAg aattgaGCATGGAGTCATCGTCCGACTTACTCGATTTCGAAACCGAGCCATGTCTGATGATGGAAAGCGTGTTAGAGGATGTTCCCCTGCCCGATACATACTCGCATAACATGGTATCGAGTAGCGACTCTCTTCGCAGAGCTTTGAGTTTCCCGGAAACTGTGGACGAGAGTAATCTGAAAAAGACGCGCACCAACGAGGAGTGTTCGAGTCTTACGAATCTCACGCAAGCTATTTTACATCGTCGTAAg GTTGAAAACGAGGAAGACGATGATTGTGACTCTATCAGTGAGTCGGACACCGGCACCAACGAAGGCCCATTGGCTTCGGATTATTGTCCCGCTGTTGGTCTTGTTGATCAAGTAATCGATGTAGATAACCTCGTCACGAAATTGTTAAAAGTATTGCGAATAATACAGCTCGATAACGACACGTGCATTCAGGAGCTGAAAGAGGAGaa ATCCGAGTTAGAAACGAAATTGGAGGTAACTGTAACGGAATTAGAGGAATTGCGTAAAATCGTGGACAGCCTGCATCAATCGGACGAAATTCTCAGCAACACTTCGGACAGAAGGCGCAGCGTGATGGAGAACTGTCGCCTATTGATCAAAGAG GCGGGTAAGgaggaattaaaatttgaCGAGCCCGCAGTTGCTAATAATAGTGGAGGAGCTACGAACTGCGAAGATCTCAACGCGAACGCAGCGGCTCAACCATCTTCCTAA
- the LOC132912899 gene encoding uncharacterized protein LOC132912899 isoform X4, with translation MSVSPTNEQPSLEMEKTPLEDNSLKVSPVQNVARQDSGVPEDLASPLVEADKPLHEDDMDSTMNSDCNITVIHVTESSKATKPDSTLNNERKDYTGEGKDSKDGSDSGVEGCATEVPRVRSRNSIDYASSCGGLDEASCDSSLVSCCSVYEDPCATLPDDVRLTNGGEGTSEGGSESSSIAGSVSARANRTNAKRTIAVSSTSKKKTTTTETQKNTRVKPAPLSTNYSATPARSKPRTATPRGILCKTQPTTRDRARSREKSAVRENSNDSTTNNSRVTTTFRSGLNSMPPRTRTRPIPDSLPSVLTTEINKDLAQRGRGQSGSCRSRGGSSTRGARTPSSTPSEEIRKPLSTPRVPYTGRTEASKASRPDKMTTSMDNKALDTYATLPRRNRNKISIAKASEKTDRTMRSRSGSRDASLSRQQIEKKTTAKDSSGHKSLPPYPRHKTVEKTRIYHETSVQTGLTGHDIENALSGVPSAVTGPEVVERLHEQCQTEGTWEDMHAMQTDLKRLNEETSQRKEENEKLKAEIVEVKRLLEEEQADHAFARQELDRNAQRVLAMLGTPQSEHAECSDSFLELECHLQSSGQVVANQQLEIADLQSLCRMLSRDLEKSLAAQKALLQQQQELEAESAEMQDFLQEEKATLADALKEAETELAKKEELLTKRELELERQTEECKHLVRISEQRRQENLSMSMKLNAVERRSRELLLTQGAAVSGAAVALSGLGTRLEGLVDQLITSYSISVKDLEDVIYHNEAYSRSNSSIESSPVSSKHSLKECTPSPKSGSFVSAVIGAIRNAATHPFATKNTDKKSTLESAKQMYKELSMESSSDLLDFETEPCLMMESVLEDVPLPDTYSHNMVSSSDSLRRALSFPETVDESNLKKTRTNEECSSLTNLTQAILHRRKVENEEDDDCDSISESDTGTNEGPLASDYCPAVGLVDQVIDVDNLVTKLLKVLRIIQLDNDTCIQELKEEKSELETKLEVTVTELEELRKIVDSLHQSDEILSNTSDRRRSVMENCRLLIKEAGKEELKFDEPAVANNSGGATNCEDLNANAAAQPSS, from the exons ATGAGCGTGTCACCGACGAACGAGCAACCAAGCCTCGAGATGGAGAAGACGCCGCTCGAGGACAACAGTCTGAAAGTTTCGCCAGTGCAGAATGTGGCGAGGCAAGACTCTGGAGTTCCGGAGGACCTCGCCTCGCCATTGGTCGAAGCCGATAAGCCTCTGCACGAGGACGATATGGACTCGACGATGAACAGCGACTGCAACATCACCGTGATCCACGTAACCGAATCTTCCAAGGCAACTAAGCCAGATTCAACTCTGAACAACGAGAGGAAGGATTATACGGGCGAAGGGAAGGACAGCAAAGACGGAAGCGACAGTGGAGTGGAGGGGTGCGCCACCGAGGTGCCAAGG GTACGAAGTCGAAATAGCATAGATTACGCGAGCAGCTGCGGCGGCCTCGACGAGGCGTCCTGCGATTCCAGTCTAGTCAGTTGTTGCTCCGTCTACGAGGACCCATGCGCAACTTTGCCCGACGACGTGAGGCTGACCAACGGCGGAGAAGGTACCAGCGAAGGTGGTAGCGAAAGTTCGTCCATAGCAGGCAGCGTTTCCGCCAGGGCAAATCGAACGAACGCCAAGAGAACCATAGCCGTGTCCAGCACTAGTAAAAAGAAAACCACTACGACCGAGACTCAAAAGAACACTAGGGTAAAGCCAGCGCCATTAAGCACCAATTATTCGGCGACTCCAGCACGTTCCAAGCCACGTACCGCGACTCCAAGGGGCATCCTGTGCAAAACACAGCCAACGACGAGGGACAGGGCCCGGTCCCGGGAGAAATCTGCTGTCAGAGAGAATAGTAATGATAGCACGACAAATAACAGTCGAGTGACGACGACATTCCGTTCAGGATTGAATTCGATGCCGCCGCGAACGAGGACGAGGCCGATTCCCGATTCACTGCCATCCGTGCTCACAACGGAAATCAACAAGGACCTGGCACAGCGTGGCCGAGGTCAGAGCGGTAGCTGCAGATCTAGAGGTGGGTCCAGCACGCGTGGTGCACGCACGCCAAGTTCAACGCCGTCCGAAGAGATTCGAAAACCTCTGTCCACCCCTAGGGTACCTTACACAGGTCGCACCGAAGCTTCGAAAGCTTCCAGACCAGACAAGATGACCACAAGTATGGATAACAAGGCGCTAGACACGTACGCCACGTTACCTAGAAGGAACAGGAATAAAATAAGTATCGCTAAAGCCAGTGAAAAGACGGACAGGACCATGAGAAGTAGATCTGGAAGTAGAGACGCGAGCCTGAGTAGACAACAGATCGAGAAGAAGACCACAGCCAAAGATTCATCGGGGCACAAGAGTCTGCCGCCATATCCTAGGCACAAGACCGTGGAGAAGACGCGTATTTACCACGAGACCAGCGTGCAAACTGGTCTGACCGGTCACGATATTGAGAACGCTTTGTCCGGGGTGCCGAGCGCTGTTACTGGCCCGGAAGTGGTGGAGAGACTGCACGAACAATGTCAAACGGAGGGCACGTGGGAGGATATGCACGCGATGCAGACCGACTTGAAAAGgttaaacgaagaaacgtcgCAGCGAAAAGAGGAGAACGAGAAGTTAAAGGCTGAGATCGTGGAAGTGAAGCGCCTTCTCGAAGAGGAGCAAGCGGATCACGCGTTTGCCCGACAAGAATTGGATAGAAACGCGCAACGGGTACTGGCGATGCTGGGCACCCCGCAATCGGAACATGCAG AATGCAGCGATAGCTTCCTAGAGCTGGAGTGTCATTTGCAATCTTCTGGTCAAGTAGTTGCTAATCAGCAGTTGGAGATAGCAGATTTACAGTCTCTGTGCCGTATGTTAAGTAGG GATTTGGAGAAAAGCTTGGCTGCCCAGAAGGCATTGTTACAACAGCAACAGGAGCTGGAGGCTGAGTCGGCAGAGATGCAAGATTTCCTCCAAGAAGAGAAAGCTACTTTGGCGGACGCTTTAAAGGAGGCGGAAACAGAG CTTGCGAAAAAGGAGGAACTGTTAACGAAACGCGAGTTGGAATTAGAGAGGCAAACGGAGGAATGCAAACATTTAGTGCGAATCAGCGAACAACGAAG AcaagaaaatttatctatGAGCATGAAATTAAATGCAGTCGAACGACGAAGCAGGGAACTCTTACTTACACAAGGCGCCGCCGTTTCCGGAGCTGCGGTTGCGCTTTCCGGTCTTGGAACTAGGCTAGAGGGATTAGTAGACCAGCTGATAACATCTTATAGTATTTCAGTGAAAGACCTTGAA gATGTGATATATCACAATGAAGCGTACAGTAGAAGCAATAGTAGCATCGAATCGAGTCCTGTTAGCTCTAAGCATAGCCTGAAAGAGTGTACACCTAGTCCAAAAAGCGGTTCCTTCGTTTCCGCGGTAATTGGAGCAATCCGGAACGCGGCGACGCATCCTTTTGCAACGAAAAACACGGATAAAAAATCTACCTTAGAATCAGCCAAACAAATGTATAAAg aattgaGCATGGAGTCATCGTCCGACTTACTCGATTTCGAAACCGAGCCATGTCTGATGATGGAAAGCGTGTTAGAGGATGTTCCCCTGCCCGATACATACTCGCATAACATGGTATCGAGTAGCGACTCTCTTCGCAGAGCTTTGAGTTTCCCGGAAACTGTGGACGAGAGTAATCTGAAAAAGACGCGCACCAACGAGGAGTGTTCGAGTCTTACGAATCTCACGCAAGCTATTTTACATCGTCGTAAg GTTGAAAACGAGGAAGACGATGATTGTGACTCTATCAGTGAGTCGGACACCGGCACCAACGAAGGCCCATTGGCTTCGGATTATTGTCCCGCTGTTGGTCTTGTTGATCAAGTAATCGATGTAGATAACCTCGTCACGAAATTGTTAAAAGTATTGCGAATAATACAGCTCGATAACGACACGTGCATTCAGGAGCTGAAAGAGGAGaa ATCCGAGTTAGAAACGAAATTGGAGGTAACTGTAACGGAATTAGAGGAATTGCGTAAAATCGTGGACAGCCTGCATCAATCGGACGAAATTCTCAGCAACACTTCGGACAGAAGGCGCAGCGTGATGGAGAACTGTCGCCTATTGATCAAAGAG GCGGGTAAGgaggaattaaaatttgaCGAGCCCGCAGTTGCTAATAATAGTGGAGGAGCTACGAACTGCGAAGATCTCAACGCGAACGCAGCGGCTCAACCATCTTCCTAA
- the LOC132912899 gene encoding uncharacterized protein LOC132912899 isoform X2: MTQSVTKWRAGTRRDAIRQYDNGNREMSVSPTNEQPSLEMEKTPLEDNSLKVSPVQNVARQDSGVPEDLASPLVEADKPLHEDDMDSTMNSDCNITVIHVTESSKATKPDSTLNNERKDYTGEGKDSKDGSDSGVEGCATEVPRVRSRNSIDYASSCGGLDEASCDSSLVSCCSVYEDPCATLPDDVRLTNGGEGTSEGGSESSSIAGSVSARANRTNAKRTIAVSSTSKKKTTTTETQKNTRVKPAPLSTNYSATPARSKPRTATPRGILCKTQPTTRDRARSREKSAVRENSNDSTTNNSRVTTTFRSGLNSMPPRTRTRPIPDSLPSVLTTEINKDLAQRGRGQSGSCRSRGGSSTRGARTPSSTPSEEIRKPLSTPRVPYTGRTEASKASRPDKMTTSMDNKALDTYATLPRRNRNKISIAKASEKTDRTMRSRSGSRDASLSRQQIEKKTTAKDSSGHKSLPPYPRHKTVEKTRIYHETSVQTGLTGHDIENALSGVPSAVTGPEVVERLHEQCQTEGTWEDMHAMQTDLKRLNEETSQRKEENEKLKAEIVEVKRLLEEEQADHAFARQELDRNAQRVLAMLGTPQSEHAECSDSFLELECHLQSSGQVVANQQLEIADLQSLCRMLSRDLEKSLAAQKALLQQQQELEAESAEMQDFLQEEKATLADALKEAETELAKKEELLTKRELELERQTEECKHLVRISEQRRQENLSMSMKLNAVERRSRELLLTQGAAVSGAAVALSGLGTRLEGLVDQLITSYSISVKDLEDVIYHNEAYSRSNSSIESSPVSSKHSLKECTPSPKSGSFVSAVIGAIRNAATHPFATKNTDKKSTLESAKQMYKELSMESSSDLLDFETEPCLMMESVLEDVPLPDTYSHNMVSSSDSLRRALSFPETVDESNLKKTRTNEECSSLTNLTQAILHRRKVENEEDDDCDSISESDTGTNEGPLASDYCPAVGLVDQVIDVDNLVTKLLKVLRIIQLDNDTCIQELKEEKSELETKLEVTVTELEELRKIVDSLHQSDEILSNTSDRRRSVMENCRLLIKEAGKEELKFDEPAVANNSGGATNCEDLNANAAAQPSS; the protein is encoded by the exons ATGACACAAAGTGTGACGAAGTGGCGTGCTGGTACACGACGCGATGCGATAAGGCAGTACGAT AATGGCAACCGCGAAATGAGCGTGTCACCGACGAACGAGCAACCAAGCCTCGAGATGGAGAAGACGCCGCTCGAGGACAACAGTCTGAAAGTTTCGCCAGTGCAGAATGTGGCGAGGCAAGACTCTGGAGTTCCGGAGGACCTCGCCTCGCCATTGGTCGAAGCCGATAAGCCTCTGCACGAGGACGATATGGACTCGACGATGAACAGCGACTGCAACATCACCGTGATCCACGTAACCGAATCTTCCAAGGCAACTAAGCCAGATTCAACTCTGAACAACGAGAGGAAGGATTATACGGGCGAAGGGAAGGACAGCAAAGACGGAAGCGACAGTGGAGTGGAGGGGTGCGCCACCGAGGTGCCAAGG GTACGAAGTCGAAATAGCATAGATTACGCGAGCAGCTGCGGCGGCCTCGACGAGGCGTCCTGCGATTCCAGTCTAGTCAGTTGTTGCTCCGTCTACGAGGACCCATGCGCAACTTTGCCCGACGACGTGAGGCTGACCAACGGCGGAGAAGGTACCAGCGAAGGTGGTAGCGAAAGTTCGTCCATAGCAGGCAGCGTTTCCGCCAGGGCAAATCGAACGAACGCCAAGAGAACCATAGCCGTGTCCAGCACTAGTAAAAAGAAAACCACTACGACCGAGACTCAAAAGAACACTAGGGTAAAGCCAGCGCCATTAAGCACCAATTATTCGGCGACTCCAGCACGTTCCAAGCCACGTACCGCGACTCCAAGGGGCATCCTGTGCAAAACACAGCCAACGACGAGGGACAGGGCCCGGTCCCGGGAGAAATCTGCTGTCAGAGAGAATAGTAATGATAGCACGACAAATAACAGTCGAGTGACGACGACATTCCGTTCAGGATTGAATTCGATGCCGCCGCGAACGAGGACGAGGCCGATTCCCGATTCACTGCCATCCGTGCTCACAACGGAAATCAACAAGGACCTGGCACAGCGTGGCCGAGGTCAGAGCGGTAGCTGCAGATCTAGAGGTGGGTCCAGCACGCGTGGTGCACGCACGCCAAGTTCAACGCCGTCCGAAGAGATTCGAAAACCTCTGTCCACCCCTAGGGTACCTTACACAGGTCGCACCGAAGCTTCGAAAGCTTCCAGACCAGACAAGATGACCACAAGTATGGATAACAAGGCGCTAGACACGTACGCCACGTTACCTAGAAGGAACAGGAATAAAATAAGTATCGCTAAAGCCAGTGAAAAGACGGACAGGACCATGAGAAGTAGATCTGGAAGTAGAGACGCGAGCCTGAGTAGACAACAGATCGAGAAGAAGACCACAGCCAAAGATTCATCGGGGCACAAGAGTCTGCCGCCATATCCTAGGCACAAGACCGTGGAGAAGACGCGTATTTACCACGAGACCAGCGTGCAAACTGGTCTGACCGGTCACGATATTGAGAACGCTTTGTCCGGGGTGCCGAGCGCTGTTACTGGCCCGGAAGTGGTGGAGAGACTGCACGAACAATGTCAAACGGAGGGCACGTGGGAGGATATGCACGCGATGCAGACCGACTTGAAAAGgttaaacgaagaaacgtcgCAGCGAAAAGAGGAGAACGAGAAGTTAAAGGCTGAGATCGTGGAAGTGAAGCGCCTTCTCGAAGAGGAGCAAGCGGATCACGCGTTTGCCCGACAAGAATTGGATAGAAACGCGCAACGGGTACTGGCGATGCTGGGCACCCCGCAATCGGAACATGCAG AATGCAGCGATAGCTTCCTAGAGCTGGAGTGTCATTTGCAATCTTCTGGTCAAGTAGTTGCTAATCAGCAGTTGGAGATAGCAGATTTACAGTCTCTGTGCCGTATGTTAAGTAGG GATTTGGAGAAAAGCTTGGCTGCCCAGAAGGCATTGTTACAACAGCAACAGGAGCTGGAGGCTGAGTCGGCAGAGATGCAAGATTTCCTCCAAGAAGAGAAAGCTACTTTGGCGGACGCTTTAAAGGAGGCGGAAACAGAG CTTGCGAAAAAGGAGGAACTGTTAACGAAACGCGAGTTGGAATTAGAGAGGCAAACGGAGGAATGCAAACATTTAGTGCGAATCAGCGAACAACGAAG AcaagaaaatttatctatGAGCATGAAATTAAATGCAGTCGAACGACGAAGCAGGGAACTCTTACTTACACAAGGCGCCGCCGTTTCCGGAGCTGCGGTTGCGCTTTCCGGTCTTGGAACTAGGCTAGAGGGATTAGTAGACCAGCTGATAACATCTTATAGTATTTCAGTGAAAGACCTTGAA gATGTGATATATCACAATGAAGCGTACAGTAGAAGCAATAGTAGCATCGAATCGAGTCCTGTTAGCTCTAAGCATAGCCTGAAAGAGTGTACACCTAGTCCAAAAAGCGGTTCCTTCGTTTCCGCGGTAATTGGAGCAATCCGGAACGCGGCGACGCATCCTTTTGCAACGAAAAACACGGATAAAAAATCTACCTTAGAATCAGCCAAACAAATGTATAAAg aattgaGCATGGAGTCATCGTCCGACTTACTCGATTTCGAAACCGAGCCATGTCTGATGATGGAAAGCGTGTTAGAGGATGTTCCCCTGCCCGATACATACTCGCATAACATGGTATCGAGTAGCGACTCTCTTCGCAGAGCTTTGAGTTTCCCGGAAACTGTGGACGAGAGTAATCTGAAAAAGACGCGCACCAACGAGGAGTGTTCGAGTCTTACGAATCTCACGCAAGCTATTTTACATCGTCGTAAg GTTGAAAACGAGGAAGACGATGATTGTGACTCTATCAGTGAGTCGGACACCGGCACCAACGAAGGCCCATTGGCTTCGGATTATTGTCCCGCTGTTGGTCTTGTTGATCAAGTAATCGATGTAGATAACCTCGTCACGAAATTGTTAAAAGTATTGCGAATAATACAGCTCGATAACGACACGTGCATTCAGGAGCTGAAAGAGGAGaa ATCCGAGTTAGAAACGAAATTGGAGGTAACTGTAACGGAATTAGAGGAATTGCGTAAAATCGTGGACAGCCTGCATCAATCGGACGAAATTCTCAGCAACACTTCGGACAGAAGGCGCAGCGTGATGGAGAACTGTCGCCTATTGATCAAAGAG GCGGGTAAGgaggaattaaaatttgaCGAGCCCGCAGTTGCTAATAATAGTGGAGGAGCTACGAACTGCGAAGATCTCAACGCGAACGCAGCGGCTCAACCATCTTCCTAA